In the Candidatus Methanoperedens sp. genome, CGATAGACGAGGTCTACAGGTACAGGACGCAATGCGGAGAATTTCAATGCCACAGGATAAATGCGCCTGATGGTATGGCAGGAGAACTGATTATCAGTATTTCCAGGAATGAAAAGGCGCTTTCCATAGAAGAAGTATTTGTAAATCGGAAATTCAGGAACACTGGTATTGGGAGCTGCCTTCTGGCTTTTGCCGAGAAGACCGCCATGACATCAGGATTTGGGAAAGTTGAACTGAGAGTTTTTTCAACAGACCCTCTGGTTCCTGATCATAAACTCCAGGAATGGTATATGAAGCGGGGCTACGAGCCTGATGGAGAAAAGATGTCCAAGATAATAAACCCCCTAAATTGTGAGGTGATGATATGAAGAAAATAGAAGCCATAATAAGACCTGAGAAACTCGGTGAAATAAAGACGGCTCTTGCCACGGCAGGATTCATTGGTCTTACGACCTATGAAGTAAAAGGAAGAGGAAGGCAGAAAGGCATAGTGCTTTCATACAGGACAAGCGAGTACAGGGTTGATCTTCTCCCAAAAACAAAGCTTGAGCTTGTCGTGGATGATAAGGATGTCGAGAAAGTAATTGAAATAATATGCGACATCGGGAAAACCGGGAATATGGGTGATGGAAAGATATTCATCATGCCTGTTGAAGAAGTTATCCGTGTCCGGACATGCGAAAGAGGGAATGGCGCGGTTTGAAAGAGCTGGAGGGCCGGATGGAGGTGGGTATCTGGCTAACCGCCTTTACGACCCTCTCCATT is a window encoding:
- a CDS encoding GNAT family N-acetyltransferase, which translates into the protein MDKIPNTVIRENIPIDEVYRYRTQCGEFQCHRINAPDGMAGELIISISRNEKALSIEEVFVNRKFRNTGIGSCLLAFAEKTAMTSGFGKVELRVFSTDPLVPDHKLQEWYMKRGYEPDGEKMSKIINPLNCEVMI
- a CDS encoding P-II family nitrogen regulator, which codes for MKKIEAIIRPEKLGEIKTALATAGFIGLTTYEVKGRGRQKGIVLSYRTSEYRVDLLPKTKLELVVDDKDVEKVIEIICDIGKTGNMGDGKIFIMPVEEVIRVRTCERGNGAV